The following nucleotide sequence is from Nitratidesulfovibrio termitidis HI1.
GCACGTTTTCCGTGCCTGCGGGCACTAGTCCGGCAGCAGGGCCAGCAGATCGTCCTCGTCGCCAAGAATGGGGAAGAACCCGGTGAGTTGCGCTGTTTCCATGGTGTGCACGGCTTCGGCGGTGGGCCGGTACAACAGCAGGCGGCGTCCCATGGACCGCGCCTTGGTGCTGGCGGCCACCAGCGTGCCCAGCCCGGAGCTGTCCAGAAACGACACGGCGCCCAGGTCCAGCACCACGTCGGACACGCCCTTGCGGGCGAACAGCCGTTCCAGTTCGTTGCGGACCTCCGTGGCGTTGGCCAGGGTCAGTTCGCCCGTCAGCGCCGCGACAAGGATGTTTCCGTGATCGTCAAGCTCGAGGTGCGCCATTGTTCCTCCGGGATGGCCAATTGTAGATGCAGGGTGTTGCCGTCCGGGCCGGCATCACCCGTCACGGCATCGCACAGGCAGGCGATGATGCGCAAGCCCCGTCCGGACGTGGCTTCCGCTGCCGCCCCTGCCATGGTGGATGTGCCGGATTTACCGGAAGGGTCAGACAGGCCGGGCGGGGGCAGCGGGCAGGCCGCGCAGCCGCGCCCCCAGTCGGTGACGGCCAGTTCCATGCCCATGTGCGGATTCACCGTCAGGCGCACCCGCAGCGGGCCGGGCTGCCCTTCCGGGTAGGCGTGGCGCACCACGTTGGCGCATGCCTCCGCCGTGACCAGTTCCAGCGGGTGCACCAGTGTCGGCACGGCCAGGTAGGCGGCCATGGTGGCGGCAATGCCGCGCACGAAGGGGCGGTAGGTTTCGCGCAGGGCGGTGGTGGAGAATTCGTAGGTGTGCATGGCGCTTCCGTTCAATCGGCCCCGGCGGGTTCGTCTGGCCTGACTTGCTCGTCTGGCCTGACCTGTTCGTGCGGCCTGACCACATCGCCCGTGCCGGGGGCGTCGCGGCGTATCCACAGGGCGGTCACGTCGTCACGGAAGGGGGGCATGCCGCCCGCCGCATCGCGCAGGGCCGATTCCATGGCGGCCAGCACATCGCTGCCTGTGCGCAGGCAGGGTTCGGTCAGAGTCAGAAACCGTTCCGAGCCAAGGTGCGCCCCACCGGGCGCCGTCCAGTCGTGCAGGCCGTCGGTGAACAGCAGCAACTGGCTGCCGGGCGGAAAGGGG
It contains:
- a CDS encoding ATP-binding protein, with the translated sequence MHTYEFSTTALRETYRPFVRGIAATMAAYLAVPTLVHPLELVTAEACANVVRHAYPEGQPGPLRVRLTVNPHMGMELAVTDWGRGCAACPLPPPGLSDPSGKSGTSTMAGAAAEATSGRGLRIIACLCDAVTGDAGPDGNTLHLQLAIPEEQWRTSSLTITETSLSRR
- a CDS encoding STAS domain-containing protein; this translates as MAHLELDDHGNILVAALTGELTLANATEVRNELERLFARKGVSDVVLDLGAVSFLDSSGLGTLVAASTKARSMGRRLLLYRPTAEAVHTMETAQLTGFFPILGDEDDLLALLPD